TCAACGGCGCCCGGCTCTCGAAGCGTGCCGGCAACATCATCGAGATGGATGACCTGCTGGACTGGCTCGGCACCGACGCATTGCGGTATTCGCTGGAGCGTTCGCCCGCAGACTCGCCGCTCGATCTCGATCCAGAGCTGCTGCAGAAGCGCACCAACGACAATCCGGTCTTCTATGTGCAGTATGCGCACGCCCGCACACACAATGTCGGTCGCAACGCCGCCGATTCCGGCGTCGACCGCTCCGAATTCGCACCGGAGACATTGACGCACGAGACGGAGTCCGCGCTCCTGGGGGCACTGCAGGAGTTCCCGCGCATCGTGGCATTCGCCGCCGAGGTGCGTGAGCCGCACCGTGTGGCCCGCTACCTCGAGGAGCTCGCCGGGCTCTACCACCGTTGGTACGACAGCTGCCGTGTCACCCCGCTGAGCGACGATCCGATCGAGAGCGTGCACCGCACGCGCCTGTGGCTGAACGACGCCACGGGTCAGGTGCTGCGCAACGGGCTCGACCTCCTCGGCGTATCCGCCCCGGAACGCATGTGACGCACGCCTCCGGAGCGGGCAGGATGGTGCCATGAGCGACGAGAATCCCACGCGGCCCTATCCGGACCACTCGACGGAGCATCCGACGCTCGTCCTCCCGAAGGATGCGGGCGTCGAGACGCCGAAGCGTCGCCGCCCACGCTGGCCGTGGGTACTGCTCATCGTCGTGCTCGTTCTCGCGGCACTGGTCGTCGCAGCCGAGTTCGTCGCGCGCGCAGTCCTCCCCGGTATCGTGCGCGGCATCGTCATCGAGCAGCTCGAGCTGCCCGCAGATCAGCCGCTCGAGGTCGATGCGTCGGGCGTGCTGCTGCCGCAGTTGATCGGCGGTCGGCTCGACCGACTGCACCTGTCGACCGATTCCGTCACGATCGGCGGCATCACAGGGGCGGCCGACGTCACGGCCACCGGAGTGCCACTGCGTGGGGGAGACCTCACCGACGCGCGTGGCACCGTGCGGATCGATGCCGAGCAGTTCACGGCGCTCGTCGCAGCTTCCGATCTGCCCATCGACTCCATCGCATTCGCAGAACCCGATGTGACGGTCTCCGGCAGCCTGCCCGTGTTCGGCTTCTCATTGCCGATCGCCCTGACGCTCACCCCCGGCGCGGACGCGGGAGAACTGCTGCTCACTCCGGTGTCGCTGCAGGTGGCAGGGGCCACGTTGAACGCGCAGCAGATCGCCGATCGCTTCGGCTCGATCGCCGATCAGCTGACCGAGACGCAGCGCATCTGCATCGCCGATCAGCTCCCGGCGGGGCTCACCATGACCGGACTCGCAGTCGAGGACGATGTGGTTGTCGTCGACGTCCAGGTCGACGGAGGGATCGTCACCGACGAGACTCTGCAGGAGAACGGCGTATGCCCCTAGACATTCCGCTCGGCCGCTTCCGCTTTCTCCGCCGCCCGTAGGGCGCCGGTCGCTGCCTTCACATCCTGCTGGGCTCGCTGCACGCGTCGCTGGGCGAAGGTGCGCGCTCCTTCCGTGGCCGACACGCGATCGCTCTCCTCCTCGGCACCCGTCACGATGTAAGCGCAGGCTATGAGCATGACCTGCGCGCTGAGGTTGAGCCAGATCAGCAGTGCCAGCAGCGAGGCGAACGAGGCCAGCAGCGGGTTGGATGTGGCGCCGCCCACGAACAGGCTCGACAGCTCCTGCAGCACGAGAAGCCCGACACCGCCCAGCAGTGCACCCGGCCAGATCGCACGACCAGAGACACGCTGCCCTGAGAGCAGTCGGAACACACCGAAGATCAGAAGGGCGTCCAACGCGAACACGACCAGGAGTGAGACGATCCGGATGCCCCACACCGCGGCCACGGATTCCTCGGGCAGACCGAGCAGATCGGTCACGAGGCCGATCCCGATGCGGGCGACGAACGTGACAGCCGCGGCGGCGAGGAAAGACACCGCGATGCCGACCGCGAGGGCGAGGTTGCGCACGATGACCCAGACCCAGAGCACGTCATCCAGCACTGATCCGGCGATGCTGCGCACCGCGGTGCGCAGCGACCCTATCGCCCCGAGCGCGGCGCCGATCAACGCGATCAGCGAGATGATTCCCGTGATCGAGAGCCCTTCCATCGCATCGATGGACGACGGATCTTCGACGACTCCGCCTTCACCCACGAGGCCCGGCACCGCGGAGTCGACCGCGGCGATGATGGCGGCCCAGGCCTGCTCGTTGCCGGTGAGCCAGATCGCGGCGATCGAGAACCCGAGCAGCAGACCGGCGAACACGCTGAACAGGGCACGGTACGTCACGCTGTCGGCGAGGATGGGCCCGCGTCGCTCCGAGTACAGGAGCACTGCACGCACGAGCTTGCGCGCCAGCGCCCAGGCCATCACCGACCTGATGAGTCCGGCGATCCCGCCCGGTTTCTTCCTCTGCCCCGAGTCGGTCGTGCGCGCGCTGTCCATCCCCTCACCGTAATGAATCGAGATCTCCGCCGGCGAGGGGCTTGCGTATGCCGGCGGCGTCTCCTAGGTGCCTTAGAATCGGGGCAACCTCGTATGGCGTGATCCTGCCCGAGGATCCCTCCCGACGATTGGTGTGTGGTGCATTCTCCTGTTGTCTCGCTCGCCCCGGACTGGCTTGTCGTGCCCGAAGACCCGAATGCGCTGACACCGGCGGTCTGGCCGGCATCCGCCCATCGCGACAGCGAGGACGTCCTCACGATCGGTGACGTCTCCGCGACCGAGTTGGCGCGCACTCACGGCACACCACTGCTCGTCCTCGATGAGGCAGAGGTGCGCGCTCGAGCTCGCGCATTCCACGATTCATTCACCGCGGCCGCTGCCGCGCACGGGACCACGGCACGCGTCTACTACGCGGGCAAAGCCTTCCTGTCGACGGCGATCGCGCGCTGGGTGACCGAAGAGGGCCTCAACGTCGACGTCTGCACCCGCGGCGAACTCGAAGTCGCCCTGGCGGCAGGCGTCGATCCCGCGAACATCGGATTCCATGGCAACAACAAGTCGGTCAGCGAGATCGAGCGGGCGGTGCAGGTCGGTGTCGGCACGATCATCGTCGACAGTTCGATCGAGATCGAGCGCATCGCCGCGGTCACCGCGCGCACCGGCGCTGTTCAGCGAGTGCTCGTCCGCGTCAACAGCGGAGTGCACGCCGAGACACATGACTTCCTTGCGACCGCCCATGAGGATCAGAAGTTCGGCATGACCTTCGCGGATGCCGAGACGGCTGTCGCGCGCATCCGCGAGGTGCCGGGGCTGGAGTTCCTCGGTCTGCATTGCCACATCGGCTCGCAGATCTTCGGCGTGGCCGGATTCCGAGAGTCCGCGTCGCGTGTGCTCGAGCTGCATCAGAAGCTGCTCGCAGGCGGTGACATCCCACTGCTGAACCTCGGCGGAGGCTTCGGAATCGCTTACACCAGCGTCGACGACCCGACTCCGATCGAGCAGCTCGCCGCCGAGATCGTCACAGCGGTCGCCGAAGGCTGCACGTCGCGGGGAATCACGTTGCCGGTACTCGCGTTCGAGCCGGGGCGCGCGATCGTCGGCACCGCCGGCGTGACGCTCTACGAGGTCGGCACGACCAAAGAGGTCCGGGTCGATTCCGGCGCGAGCCGCCTGTACGTCAGCGTCGACGGCGGCATGAGCGACAATGCCCGCACGGCTCTCTACGGCGCGCAATTCTCCGCGCGGCTCGCGTCGCGTGCGGGAACGGGCGCGCCCGCCCTGGCCCGCGTCGTCGGCAAGCACTGCGAGTCGGGCGACATCGTGGTCGATCACGAATACCTCCCTGGTGATGTGTCGCCAGGAGACCTGCTCGCCGTCCCCGCCACCGGCGCGTACTGCGCCTCGCTGTCGAGCAACTACAACCATGTCCCTCGCCCTCCGATCGTCGCGGTCTCAGGTGGCCGCTCCCGCGTGATCGTGCGCGGAGAGAGCATCGATGATCTGCTGGCACGGGATGCTGGGATCAGCACGAATGAAGGAGCACGATGACCCACCTCCACGCGAGCAATGCGACCCCACTCCCGGGGAGCAATGCAGCACAGTACCGACGACTGAGGGTGGCGCTGCTCGGAGCAGGAGCCGTGGGGTCGCAGGTGGCGCGCATTCTGCTGCAGCACGCGGATGAACTCGGCGATCGTGCCGGTGCCTCGCTCGAGCTCGCCGGTATCGCCGTTCGCGACATCGACGCGAAACGCGACGTGGATCTCCCGAAGGAGCTGCTCACAACCGATGCGGAGAGCCTGATCGTCGGCAGTGACATCGTGATCGAGCTGATGGGAGGGATCGAGCCCGCCCGCGGCAATCTCCTGCTCGCGCTGAACTCCGGCGCCGACGTCGTCACCGCCAACAAGGCGCTGCTCGCGACCCACGGTCCTGAGCTGTTCGAAGCTGCCGATCAGGTCGGAGCCTCGGTCTACTACGAGGCAGCGGCCGCCGGAGCCATCCCGATCATCCGGCCGCTGCGCGACTCGCTCGCAGGCGACCGCGTCGTGCGTCTGATGGGCATCGTCAACGGCACCACGAACTACATCCTCGACCGCATGGACAGCGAAGGCGCCGATTTCGGTGAGGTGCTCGCCGACGCGCAGCGCCTGGGATATGCAGAGGCAGATCCCACTGCGGATGTCGAGGGCTACGACGCCGCTCAGAAAGCCGCGATCCTGGCATCCCTCGCCTTCCACACGGCAGTCCCGTTGGATGCCGTGCATCGTGAGGGCATCACACAGATCACGCCGTCGATGATCGAGGAGGCTCGCGCCGCCGGGTTCGTCATAAAGCTGCTCGCGGTGTGCGAACGGCTCGACGTCGATG
The DNA window shown above is from Microbacterium murale and carries:
- the lysA gene encoding diaminopimelate decarboxylase, which codes for MHSPVVSLAPDWLVVPEDPNALTPAVWPASAHRDSEDVLTIGDVSATELARTHGTPLLVLDEAEVRARARAFHDSFTAAAAAHGTTARVYYAGKAFLSTAIARWVTEEGLNVDVCTRGELEVALAAGVDPANIGFHGNNKSVSEIERAVQVGVGTIIVDSSIEIERIAAVTARTGAVQRVLVRVNSGVHAETHDFLATAHEDQKFGMTFADAETAVARIREVPGLEFLGLHCHIGSQIFGVAGFRESASRVLELHQKLLAGGDIPLLNLGGGFGIAYTSVDDPTPIEQLAAEIVTAVAEGCTSRGITLPVLAFEPGRAIVGTAGVTLYEVGTTKEVRVDSGASRLYVSVDGGMSDNARTALYGAQFSARLASRAGTGAPALARVVGKHCESGDIVVDHEYLPGDVSPGDLLAVPATGAYCASLSSNYNHVPRPPIVAVSGGRSRVIVRGESIDDLLARDAGISTNEGAR
- a CDS encoding LmeA family phospholipid-binding protein gives rise to the protein MSDENPTRPYPDHSTEHPTLVLPKDAGVETPKRRRPRWPWVLLIVVLVLAALVVAAEFVARAVLPGIVRGIVIEQLELPADQPLEVDASGVLLPQLIGGRLDRLHLSTDSVTIGGITGAADVTATGVPLRGGDLTDARGTVRIDAEQFTALVAASDLPIDSIAFAEPDVTVSGSLPVFGFSLPIALTLTPGADAGELLLTPVSLQVAGATLNAQQIADRFGSIADQLTETQRICIADQLPAGLTMTGLAVEDDVVVVDVQVDGGIVTDETLQENGVCP
- a CDS encoding homoserine dehydrogenase, with the protein product MTHLHASNATPLPGSNAAQYRRLRVALLGAGAVGSQVARILLQHADELGDRAGASLELAGIAVRDIDAKRDVDLPKELLTTDAESLIVGSDIVIELMGGIEPARGNLLLALNSGADVVTANKALLATHGPELFEAADQVGASVYYEAAAAGAIPIIRPLRDSLAGDRVVRLMGIVNGTTNYILDRMDSEGADFGEVLADAQRLGYAEADPTADVEGYDAAQKAAILASLAFHTAVPLDAVHREGITQITPSMIEEARAAGFVIKLLAVCERLDVDGAESISVRVYPALVARTHPLASVHGANNAVFVEAEAAGSLMFYGAGAGGVQTASAVLGDVVSAARRHIAGGVGVGESTRANLPTVPIGNVVTRYQITLEVDDQPGVLAAVAGILSDGSVSVATVVQTVDGETEGDATARLIIGTHRATEQALSDTVERLAASNVVERVVSVLRVEGE
- a CDS encoding YihY/virulence factor BrkB family protein, with protein sequence MDSARTTDSGQRKKPGGIAGLIRSVMAWALARKLVRAVLLYSERRGPILADSVTYRALFSVFAGLLLGFSIAAIWLTGNEQAWAAIIAAVDSAVPGLVGEGGVVEDPSSIDAMEGLSITGIISLIALIGAALGAIGSLRTAVRSIAGSVLDDVLWVWVIVRNLALAVGIAVSFLAAAAVTFVARIGIGLVTDLLGLPEESVAAVWGIRIVSLLVVFALDALLIFGVFRLLSGQRVSGRAIWPGALLGGVGLLVLQELSSLFVGGATSNPLLASFASLLALLIWLNLSAQVMLIACAYIVTGAEEESDRVSATEGARTFAQRRVQRAQQDVKAATGALRAAEKAEAAERNV